A portion of the Luteibaculum oceani genome contains these proteins:
- a CDS encoding PorP/SprF family type IX secretion system membrane protein yields MRAFIAISKLKYLITTTILVLCFAAHSQDVHFTQFDASPLSLNPANTGNFNGFWRFSANFRSQWRVLNYPFTSYSTGFERNMEDKGLPLSAGIYLLHDESGEAEINFNKVMTSIAINVGDEENKWSFGIQPALVNKRLNISRLTFPQQFNPSTGVHDPNADNGENLGSAITFFDLNAGIAWRKISGENVLKIGAAGFHLFQPNESLVGGTSKTPIRKVFHASYAFPISKSLTLMPKVLVHEQVKASEYLLGSYFINMLPPNAPNIQSVFLGIMSRFGVNRNLDAVLAVVGINYERWDLGFSYDINTSSLKSSTQGKGAIEFSVIYWNGKVRSTRTSIICERF; encoded by the coding sequence ATGCGCGCTTTTATTGCTATTTCCAAGTTAAAGTACCTCATTACCACCACTATCTTGGTATTGTGCTTTGCTGCGCATTCTCAAGACGTCCATTTTACGCAGTTCGATGCCTCCCCCCTTAGCCTTAACCCAGCTAATACTGGTAATTTCAATGGGTTTTGGAGGTTTTCGGCCAACTTCCGCTCTCAATGGCGCGTTTTAAACTATCCATTCACCTCTTATTCAACTGGCTTTGAAAGAAACATGGAAGACAAAGGACTTCCACTTTCGGCGGGTATATATTTATTGCACGATGAATCCGGAGAAGCAGAAATAAACTTTAATAAAGTAATGACCTCCATCGCCATAAATGTTGGGGATGAGGAAAATAAATGGAGCTTTGGAATTCAGCCAGCCTTAGTTAACAAACGTCTTAACATATCAAGACTTACCTTCCCCCAACAGTTCAATCCATCTACGGGAGTGCACGACCCCAATGCTGATAACGGTGAAAATCTTGGATCAGCGATTACCTTTTTTGATTTAAATGCAGGCATTGCGTGGAGGAAAATTAGTGGAGAAAATGTATTAAAGATTGGTGCAGCTGGTTTTCATTTATTTCAACCCAATGAATCTCTTGTAGGAGGAACTTCTAAAACCCCTATCCGAAAAGTTTTCCACGCTAGCTATGCCTTCCCTATAAGTAAAAGTTTAACCCTTATGCCAAAGGTTTTGGTGCACGAGCAGGTTAAAGCAAGCGAATATCTTCTTGGATCCTACTTCATAAATATGCTCCCACCTAACGCTCCCAATATTCAAAGTGTGTTTTTGGGAATAATGAGCCGCTTCGGGGTTAATAGAAACCTAGATGCTGTTTTGGCCGTGGTGGGCATCAATTACGAAAGGTGGGACCTGGGTTTTTCGTACGACATTAACACATCTTCGTTAAAAAGTTCAACCCAGGGAAAGGGCGCCATAGAGTTTAGCGTAATATATTGGAACGGAAAGGTTAGATCTACTAGAACCAGCATTATCTGTGAACGCTTTTAA
- a CDS encoding OmpA family protein, which translates to MNAFKIIFFSIVFLGLSRDVQAQDNELRLIPDWKIKSLAKTAEMDGNWYQAANYYEELLTRTGENQETLASLANVYWNSKDYLNASDYYYQLFQDYPEEGIYLLRYALLEKHLGKPESAIYYLERYQRKFLNKEPNEETYQLIRKEIEGCELAIKKGNFNPLLEVHRLPNNVNYPHVEISPFPQGDTLYYAAIRTEKLEYEESEVPVSKVYMAVETDSIWRVFNHNLPIANEKVNIGNLVFNDEKNELAYTQCERESPTYYRCEIYHAKKINGVWKEPEALKNVNQKKYTQTQPTFAKGPDGTQLIYFVSDQPGGQGGLDIWYVAKDKSGSYRKPKNCGKKLNTPGNETCPRYHNTSKTLYFSSNGLPGYGNMDIFSIVGYATKWASPQNLGGPINSGADDLYYVIKDSVSGFFTSNRPGVNSLQSGTCCDDIFRFRIKELVKVSVEGTVDFVIPGDDKSKVKVGLYKDLGEKNVLVAETTPNETGEYKFTAEPDQNYKILAEKDGYLKGMKDLSTKGVKKSKGMEVAKINLLPETNQPIVIRNIYYPFDKDYLTDASKITIDTTIFEILDANKTIKVEISSHTDWFGTDSYNEDLSQRRAQSVVDYLIKKGIPAERLVAKGYGEKQPIAPNQNPDGSDNPVGRAKNRRTEFRIVGYLPQYEEIIYEE; encoded by the coding sequence GTGAACGCTTTTAAAATAATCTTCTTCAGCATTGTTTTTCTTGGATTAAGCCGCGATGTGCAGGCCCAGGATAACGAGCTCCGATTAATTCCCGACTGGAAAATAAAATCACTTGCCAAAACTGCCGAAATGGATGGCAATTGGTATCAGGCAGCGAACTACTACGAAGAGCTTTTAACCCGCACTGGGGAAAATCAAGAAACGCTAGCTAGCCTTGCCAATGTTTATTGGAACTCCAAAGACTACCTAAATGCCAGCGATTATTATTATCAGTTATTTCAGGATTACCCCGAGGAAGGAATTTACTTATTGCGCTATGCCCTTCTCGAAAAACACCTTGGCAAACCAGAATCTGCCATTTACTATCTAGAAAGGTACCAAAGGAAGTTTTTAAACAAGGAACCCAACGAAGAGACTTATCAGCTCATTCGGAAGGAAATTGAGGGCTGCGAGCTCGCTATAAAAAAAGGCAATTTCAATCCCCTGTTAGAGGTGCATCGCCTTCCTAACAACGTAAATTATCCTCACGTTGAAATCAGCCCTTTCCCCCAAGGAGACACTCTTTATTATGCCGCTATTAGAACCGAAAAACTAGAATATGAAGAAAGCGAAGTTCCTGTTTCAAAGGTGTACATGGCTGTAGAAACAGACTCGATTTGGCGCGTCTTTAACCACAATCTTCCTATTGCTAACGAAAAGGTTAACATAGGTAATTTGGTATTCAATGATGAAAAAAACGAGCTGGCCTACACGCAATGCGAAAGAGAAAGCCCCACCTACTATCGCTGCGAAATTTATCATGCAAAAAAAATAAATGGCGTTTGGAAGGAGCCAGAGGCATTGAAAAATGTCAACCAAAAAAAGTACACCCAAACCCAACCCACATTTGCCAAAGGTCCTGATGGAACGCAATTAATTTATTTTGTCTCCGACCAACCAGGAGGCCAAGGTGGATTGGATATTTGGTATGTTGCTAAAGACAAATCAGGTAGTTACCGTAAACCCAAAAATTGTGGTAAAAAGTTAAACACACCAGGTAATGAAACCTGCCCTCGGTATCACAATACCAGTAAAACCCTTTACTTTTCCTCCAATGGACTGCCCGGATATGGTAATATGGACATATTTTCCATAGTTGGTTACGCTACCAAATGGGCATCACCACAAAATTTAGGCGGCCCAATAAATTCTGGAGCCGATGATCTTTACTACGTAATTAAGGACAGTGTTAGTGGGTTTTTCACCTCAAACCGTCCGGGTGTGAACAGTCTACAAAGCGGTACTTGCTGCGACGATATTTTTAGATTCCGAATAAAGGAATTGGTAAAGGTATCAGTGGAAGGAACCGTCGATTTTGTTATTCCAGGGGATGATAAATCAAAAGTTAAAGTCGGCCTTTACAAAGATTTGGGTGAAAAAAATGTGTTAGTGGCTGAAACCACTCCAAACGAAACAGGTGAGTATAAATTCACCGCAGAACCAGACCAAAACTATAAGATTCTTGCGGAAAAGGATGGCTACCTAAAGGGCATGAAAGACCTGAGTACCAAGGGGGTGAAAAAGAGTAAGGGTATGGAAGTGGCTAAAATCAATTTGCTTCCAGAAACCAACCAGCCCATTGTTATTCGAAACATATACTACCCCTTTGATAAGGACTATTTAACGGACGCTTCTAAAATCACGATCGACACAACTATTTTCGAAATTTTAGATGCTAACAAGACCATCAAAGTTGAAATAAGTTCTCATACCGATTGGTTTGGAACCGATTCTTACAATGAAGACCTATCACAACGAAGAGCGCAAAGCGTGGTGGATTATCTTATAAAAAAAGGAATCCCCGCCGAAAGGCTAGTTGCGAAAGGTTATGGTGAGAAACAACCAATAGCGCCAAATCAAAACCCCGACGGATCAGACAACCCAGTGGGCAGAGCCAAAAACCGAAGAACCGAATTCAGAATAGTCGGTTACTTACCTCAATACGAGGAAATTATTTACGAGGAATAG